The following are encoded together in the Pseudomonas maumuensis genome:
- the rapA gene encoding RNA polymerase-associated protein RapA: MAQQYQPGQRWISDSEAELGLGTILAQDGRLLTVLYPATGDTRQYSLRNAPLTRVRFSPGDLITHFEGWKLTVQEVEDIDGLMVYHGIDPQNQPRTLPETQLSNFIQFRLASDRLFAGQIDPLSWFSLRYNTLQHTSKQMLSTLWGLGGVRAQPIAHQLHIAREVADRIAPRVLLADEVGLGKTIEAGLVIHRQLLSGRASRVLILVPENLQHQWLVEMRRRFNLQVALFDAERFIESDASNPFEDAQLALVALEWLVEDEKAQDALFAAGWDLMVVDEAHHLVWHEEQASPEYALVEQLAQVIPGVLLLTATPEQLGQDSHFARLRLLDPNRFHDLAAFRAESEHYRPVAEAVQELLDEGRLSPKAHATIQGFLGAEGEALLAAVSDGDSQASARLIRELLDRHGTGRVLFRNTRAAIQGFPERQLHPYPLANPEAYADLPSGERAELYPEVAFQAQGEAGDDERWWRFDPRVDWLIDTLKMLKRTKVLVICAHAETAMDLEDALRVRSGIPASVFHEGMSILERDRAAAYFADEEFGAQVLVCSEIGSEGRNFQFAHHLVMFDLPAHPDLLEQRIGRLDRIGQKHTIQLHIPYLQDSPQERLFQWYHEGLNAFLNTCPTGNALQHQFGPRLLQQLAGGDDKGWTQLVGEARAERERLEAELHTGRDRLLELNSGGAGEGQALVEAILEQDDQFALPIYMETLFDAFGIDSEDHSENALILKPSEKMLDASFPLGDDEGVTITYDRGQALSREDMQFLTWEHPMVQGGMDLVLSGSMGNTAVALIKNKALKPGTVLLELLYVSEVVAPRSLQLGRYLPPAALRCLLDTNGNDLGPRVAFETLNDQLESVPKASANKFIQAQRDVLAKRIAAGEAKVLPTHDERVAQARQRLTAEADEELARLTALKAVNPSVRDSEIDALRKQREEGLAALEKAALRLEAIRVLVAG, from the coding sequence ATGGCGCAGCAGTATCAACCGGGGCAACGCTGGATCAGCGACAGCGAGGCCGAGCTCGGTCTTGGGACCATCCTGGCGCAGGATGGCCGCCTGTTGACCGTGCTCTACCCGGCCACGGGCGACACCCGCCAGTACTCGCTACGCAATGCGCCGCTGACCCGCGTGCGTTTCTCGCCAGGCGACCTGATCACCCATTTCGAAGGCTGGAAGCTGACCGTGCAGGAGGTCGAGGACATCGACGGCCTGATGGTCTACCACGGCATCGACCCGCAGAACCAACCGCGCACACTGCCCGAGACGCAGCTGTCCAACTTCATCCAGTTCCGCCTGGCCAGCGACCGCCTGTTCGCCGGGCAGATCGACCCGCTGTCGTGGTTCTCGCTGCGCTACAACACCCTGCAGCACACCAGCAAGCAGATGCTCTCCACGCTATGGGGCCTGGGTGGCGTGCGTGCCCAGCCCATCGCCCACCAGCTGCACATCGCCCGTGAAGTGGCCGACCGCATCGCTCCCCGCGTACTGCTGGCCGACGAAGTGGGCCTGGGCAAGACCATCGAGGCCGGCCTGGTCATCCACCGCCAGCTGCTGTCCGGTCGCGCCAGCCGCGTGCTGATCCTGGTGCCGGAAAACCTCCAGCACCAGTGGCTAGTGGAAATGCGCCGGCGCTTCAACCTGCAGGTTGCGCTGTTCGACGCCGAGCGCTTCATCGAAAGCGACGCCAGCAACCCGTTCGAGGATGCCCAGCTGGCGCTGGTCGCGCTGGAGTGGCTGGTCGAGGACGAAAAGGCCCAGGACGCGCTGTTCGCCGCCGGCTGGGACCTGATGGTGGTCGACGAGGCCCATCACCTGGTCTGGCACGAAGAACAAGCCAGCCCCGAGTACGCGCTGGTCGAGCAACTGGCCCAAGTGATCCCGGGCGTGCTGCTGCTTACCGCCACGCCTGAACAGCTTGGCCAGGACAGCCACTTCGCCCGCCTGCGCCTGCTCGACCCCAACCGCTTCCACGACCTGGCCGCCTTCCGCGCCGAAAGCGAGCACTATCGCCCTGTGGCCGAAGCGGTACAGGAGCTGCTCGACGAAGGCCGTCTGTCGCCGAAAGCCCACGCCACCATCCAGGGCTTCCTCGGCGCCGAAGGCGAAGCACTGCTGGCCGCGGTCAGCGATGGCGACAGCCAGGCCAGCGCGCGCCTGATCCGCGAACTGCTCGACCGCCACGGTACCGGCCGCGTGCTGTTCCGCAACACCCGTGCGGCGATCCAGGGCTTCCCCGAGCGCCAACTGCACCCCTACCCGCTGGCCAACCCCGAAGCCTACGCCGACCTGCCTTCGGGCGAGCGCGCCGAGCTGTACCCGGAAGTGGCCTTCCAGGCCCAGGGCGAAGCCGGCGACGACGAGCGCTGGTGGCGTTTCGACCCTCGGGTCGACTGGTTGATCGACACCCTGAAGATGCTCAAGCGCACCAAGGTCCTGGTGATCTGCGCCCACGCCGAGACCGCCATGGACCTGGAAGACGCCCTGCGCGTGCGCTCCGGCATCCCGGCCTCGGTGTTCCATGAAGGCATGAGCATCCTCGAGCGTGACCGCGCCGCCGCCTACTTCGCCGACGAAGAGTTCGGCGCCCAGGTGCTGGTGTGTTCCGAGATCGGCAGCGAAGGCCGCAACTTCCAGTTCGCCCATCACCTGGTGATGTTCGACCTGCCGGCCCACCCGGACCTGCTCGAGCAACGCATCGGCCGCCTCGACCGGATCGGCCAGAAGCACACGATCCAACTGCACATCCCGTACCTGCAGGACAGCCCGCAGGAGCGCCTGTTCCAGTGGTACCACGAAGGCCTCAACGCCTTCCTCAACACCTGCCCGACCGGCAACGCCCTGCAACATCAGTTCGGCCCGCGCCTGCTGCAACAGCTGGCCGGTGGCGACGACAAAGGCTGGACCCAGCTGGTCGGCGAGGCCCGTGCCGAACGCGAGCGCCTGGAGGCCGAGCTGCACACCGGTCGCGACCGCCTGCTGGAGCTCAACTCCGGTGGTGCTGGCGAAGGCCAGGCGCTGGTCGAGGCGATCCTCGAGCAAGACGACCAGTTCGCCCTGCCGATCTACATGGAAACCCTGTTCGACGCCTTCGGTATCGACAGCGAGGACCACTCGGAAAACGCCCTGATCCTCAAGCCGAGCGAGAAGATGCTCGACGCCAGCTTCCCGCTGGGTGACGACGAAGGCGTGACCATCACCTACGACCGTGGCCAGGCGCTGTCGCGCGAGGACATGCAGTTCCTCACCTGGGAGCACCCGATGGTCCAGGGCGGCATGGACCTGGTGCTGTCCGGCTCGATGGGCAACACCGCCGTGGCGCTGATCAAGAACAAGGCGCTCAAGCCCGGCACCGTGCTGCTCGAACTGCTCTATGTCAGCGAAGTGGTGGCACCGCGCAGCCTGCAGCTGGGGCGCTACCTGCCGCCGGCCGCGCTGCGCTGCCTGCTCGATACCAACGGCAACGACCTGGGCCCGCGGGTGGCCTTCGAAACTCTCAACGACCAGCTCGAAAGCGTGCCCAAGGCCAGCGCCAACAAGTTCATCCAGGCCCAGCGCGACGTGCTGGCCAAGCGCATCGCCGCGGGCGAGGCCAAGGTCCTGCCAACCCACGACGAGCGCGTGGCCCAGGCCCGGCAGCGCCTGACCGCCGAAGCCGACGAGGAGCTGGCGCGCCTGACTGCGTTGAAGGCCGTCAACCCGAGCGTGCGCGACAGCGAGATCGACGCCCTGCGCAAGCAGCGCGAAGAGGGCCTGGCGGCGCTGGAGAAAGCGGCACTGCGCCTCGAGGCAATCCGGGTGCTCGTCGCCGGTTGA
- a CDS encoding M949_RS01915 family surface polysaccharide biosynthesis protein: protein MFAKHRWLNVTLGLGSLALLAACEQKSFEILPPIPVEQLEVLGVQTPIKSVHFHDREGEGLLVLSRVDGQATDPDTEEEVDKVVLKATLYGRAASADVFKPRWQIEQETTCAGLDLDVDFYTDVSDVGDLNKDGVAEVTVASHAFCGGGIDPHDIAIEMREGQATYTITGQSLISPPGEDPFGGEREDSASLKNAPPGVREHMDAVWQQVYKRPWSESSPSPDDPDEDAE from the coding sequence ATGTTTGCCAAGCACCGCTGGTTGAATGTCACCTTGGGCCTGGGCAGCCTGGCGCTGCTGGCCGCCTGCGAACAGAAAAGCTTCGAGATCCTGCCGCCGATCCCGGTCGAGCAACTGGAAGTGCTCGGCGTGCAGACGCCGATCAAGAGCGTGCATTTCCATGACCGCGAGGGCGAGGGCCTGCTGGTGCTGAGCCGGGTCGATGGCCAGGCCACCGACCCCGATACCGAGGAGGAAGTCGACAAGGTGGTGCTCAAGGCCACCCTGTATGGCCGCGCCGCCAGTGCCGATGTCTTCAAGCCGCGCTGGCAGATCGAGCAGGAGACCACCTGCGCCGGCCTCGACCTCGACGTCGACTTCTATACCGATGTCAGTGATGTCGGCGACCTGAACAAGGACGGTGTCGCCGAAGTGACGGTGGCCAGCCATGCCTTCTGCGGTGGCGGTATCGACCCCCACGACATCGCCATCGAGATGCGTGAAGGCCAGGCGACCTACACCATCACCGGCCAGTCGCTAATCAGCCCGCCCGGTGAAGACCCGTTCGGCGGCGAGCGCGAAGACAGCGCCTCGTTGAAGAATGCCCCGCCAGGTGTGCGCGAACATATGGATGCGGTCTGGCAGCAGGTCTACAAGCGGCCATGGAGCGAGTCGAGCCCTTCCCCAGACGATCCGGACGAAGACGCCGAGTAG
- a CDS encoding aspartate-semialdehyde dehydrogenase — translation MLPPIIPLSAAPVTSQHDPVKPPPTIAPVVPTQATSSDGTIDLKNHRDPEEQALLLRDEQRRQQQRRKQAEGERYDAVPGDELNADNTVPVAPLGERTRQGLLVDIEV, via the coding sequence ATGCTGCCGCCGATCATCCCACTCAGTGCCGCCCCCGTGACCTCGCAACACGATCCGGTCAAGCCACCGCCGACCATTGCGCCGGTGGTGCCCACGCAAGCGACCTCCAGCGATGGCACCATCGACCTGAAGAATCATCGCGACCCCGAGGAGCAGGCCCTGCTACTGCGCGATGAGCAGCGCCGCCAACAACAACGGCGCAAGCAGGCCGAAGGCGAGCGTTATGATGCCGTACCGGGCGATGAGCTCAATGCCGACAACACCGTGCCGGTGGCGCCGCTGGGCGAGCGCACGCGCCAGGGGTTGCTGGTGGATATCGAAGTCTGA
- a CDS encoding NAD(P)-dependent oxidoreductase: protein MSASLPSLGFAGIGLMGLPMCRRLLAAGYPLTVWNRSPEKCAELVAAGARLAASPAELCQATDMVLLCLADTAVVREVVFGEQGIAQGGRSGQLLVDFSSLEPTATREMAAELAAVCGMAWLDAPVSGGTPGAEAGTLAIMVGGEASDLARARSVLLTLGQRVTHMGALGAGQVTKACNQMIVACNALVIAEVVALAEQSGVDAQLIAEALAGGFADSKPLQILAPQMAESRFEPVKWHVRTLLKDLDTAVKFSREQGSATPLSGLAAQLMRLHGSQGYLEKDPATLVALYRSKD from the coding sequence ATGAGTGCTTCATTGCCTTCGTTGGGGTTTGCCGGAATCGGCCTGATGGGCCTGCCGATGTGCCGTCGGCTGCTGGCTGCGGGGTATCCATTGACCGTGTGGAACCGCAGCCCGGAAAAGTGTGCCGAGCTGGTCGCCGCTGGTGCGCGCCTGGCCGCGAGCCCCGCCGAACTGTGCCAGGCAACTGACATGGTGCTGCTGTGCCTGGCCGACACGGCGGTGGTACGCGAGGTGGTATTCGGCGAGCAGGGCATCGCCCAGGGCGGGCGCAGCGGTCAACTGCTGGTGGACTTCTCCAGCCTCGAACCGACCGCTACCCGGGAGATGGCCGCCGAGTTGGCCGCCGTGTGCGGCATGGCCTGGCTCGACGCCCCGGTGTCCGGCGGCACGCCTGGGGCCGAGGCCGGTACCTTGGCGATCATGGTCGGTGGCGAGGCCAGCGACCTGGCGCGCGCGCGGTCGGTGCTGCTGACCCTTGGGCAGCGGGTGACGCATATGGGCGCGTTGGGTGCCGGCCAGGTGACCAAGGCGTGCAACCAGATGATCGTGGCCTGCAATGCGTTGGTGATCGCCGAGGTGGTGGCGCTGGCCGAGCAGTCAGGGGTCGATGCGCAGCTGATCGCCGAGGCGCTGGCCGGCGGGTTTGCCGACTCGAAACCCTTGCAGATCCTTGCCCCGCAAATGGCCGAAAGCCGCTTCGAGCCGGTCAAGTGGCATGTGCGCACCTTGCTCAAGGACCTCGACACCGCGGTGAAATTCTCCCGCGAGCAGGGTTCGGCGACGCCGCTCAGTGGCCTCGCCGCGCAGCTGATGCGCCTGCACGGTAGCCAGGGCTATCTGGAAAAAGATCCGGCGACCCTGGTAGCGCTGTATCGCAGCAAGGACTGA
- a CDS encoding putative bifunctional diguanylate cyclase/phosphodiesterase, which translates to MEWLGLQLFAELPATGQIILDCRHNPFLVLLAFIVASAACFATLDMSERQSQCEDRFARRQWRVLGACCLAGGIWAMHFISMLAFQAPLEIHFDAPLTGLSLLVALLAAWLAMNSLNRSVMRLRHYLQTALFIGLGISVMHYTGMAAMQTSALQYYQTGLLLASVGIAVLTSLVALLMARYFNKGSGTLHLLLKYGASLLMAAGIVLTHFTGMAAMTLVIPSETALRLPSADNSLQLALTIAVITLLISAGSISAALADKKLQSKEHDLRRVNVLLSQLDQARASLQQAAHYDALTNLVNRRGFNQVFAERLAEQAAHDGMLAVMFLDIDHFKRINDSLGHAAGDELLKVIADHIKAATRGHDLVARFGGDEFCIVTSLNSRDEARHLAQRIMQRMKEPIDLAGRRMVMTTSIGISIFPDDGQSTEELLKNADLALYQSKGCGRNSLNFFNNGLKTRATLELQLEEELRVALFEERGLCVHYQPIFDLRSGQVAKLEALVRWQHPQHGLLSPDRFICIAEANGLIAELDLWVLRRACEDLAQLNRHGYGDLKVTVNCSALTLGREELATEVEMALFQAGLAPRQLELEVTENALMGDIHHTISLLKRIRAQGVALSIDDFGTGYSSLAYLKRLPLDVLKIDRSFIQDVPGSQKDREIVQAIIIMAHTLHLKVVTEGVETVEQHEFLASHGCDYLQGYLLSRPVPLAELRPILERLDRQPGELSPCCDTALPGSPDLFPDSPGYRAGASAARRGH; encoded by the coding sequence ATGGAGTGGCTGGGACTGCAATTGTTCGCCGAGCTGCCGGCGACCGGACAGATCATCCTCGACTGCCGACACAACCCCTTCCTGGTGCTGCTCGCGTTCATCGTGGCCAGCGCCGCCTGTTTCGCCACCCTGGACATGAGCGAACGCCAGAGCCAATGCGAAGACCGCTTCGCCCGCCGTCAATGGCGTGTGCTCGGTGCCTGCTGCCTCGCTGGGGGCATCTGGGCCATGCACTTCATCAGCATGCTGGCCTTCCAGGCCCCCCTGGAAATCCACTTCGACGCCCCGCTCACCGGCCTGTCGCTGCTGGTCGCCCTGCTTGCCGCCTGGCTGGCGATGAACAGTCTCAACCGCAGCGTAATGCGCCTGCGCCACTACCTGCAGACCGCGCTGTTCATCGGCCTGGGCATCAGTGTCATGCATTACACAGGCATGGCCGCCATGCAGACCAGCGCCCTGCAGTACTACCAGACCGGCCTGCTGCTCGCCTCTGTCGGCATCGCCGTGCTCACCAGCCTGGTGGCGCTGCTGATGGCGCGCTATTTCAACAAGGGCAGCGGCACCTTGCACTTGCTGCTCAAGTACGGCGCCAGCCTGCTGATGGCCGCAGGTATCGTCCTGACCCATTTCACCGGCATGGCCGCCATGACCCTGGTGATCCCCAGCGAGACCGCGCTGCGCCTGCCCTCGGCCGACAATAGCCTGCAACTGGCGCTGACCATTGCCGTCATCACCCTGCTGATCAGCGCTGGCAGCATCAGCGCGGCGCTGGCCGACAAGAAGCTGCAGAGCAAGGAGCACGACCTGCGCCGGGTCAACGTACTGCTCAGCCAGCTCGACCAGGCCCGCGCCTCGCTGCAGCAAGCCGCCCACTACGACGCCCTGACCAACCTGGTCAACCGCCGCGGCTTCAACCAGGTCTTCGCCGAGCGCCTGGCCGAGCAGGCCGCCCATGACGGCATGCTGGCGGTGATGTTCCTCGACATCGACCACTTCAAGCGGATCAACGACAGCCTCGGGCATGCCGCCGGCGACGAACTGCTCAAGGTGATCGCCGACCACATCAAGGCCGCCACCCGTGGCCATGACCTGGTGGCCCGCTTCGGTGGCGACGAGTTCTGCATCGTCACCAGCCTCAACAGCCGCGACGAGGCGCGCCATCTGGCCCAGCGCATCATGCAGCGCATGAAGGAGCCGATCGACCTGGCGGGCCGGCGCATGGTGATGACCACCAGCATCGGCATCAGCATCTTCCCCGACGACGGGCAAAGCACCGAGGAACTGCTGAAGAACGCCGACCTGGCGCTCTACCAATCCAAGGGGTGCGGGCGCAACAGCCTGAACTTCTTCAACAACGGCCTGAAGACCCGGGCCACCCTCGAGCTGCAGCTCGAGGAGGAACTGCGCGTGGCACTGTTCGAGGAGCGCGGCCTGTGCGTGCATTACCAGCCGATCTTCGACCTGCGCAGCGGCCAGGTGGCCAAACTCGAAGCCCTGGTACGCTGGCAACATCCACAGCATGGCCTGCTCAGTCCCGACCGTTTCATCTGTATTGCCGAAGCCAACGGCTTGATCGCCGAATTGGACCTGTGGGTACTGCGCCGCGCCTGCGAGGATCTGGCCCAACTCAACCGCCATGGCTATGGCGATCTCAAGGTCACGGTGAACTGCTCGGCGCTCACCCTTGGCCGCGAAGAGCTGGCCACCGAGGTGGAGATGGCGCTGTTCCAGGCCGGCCTGGCACCACGTCAGCTGGAACTGGAGGTCACCGAGAACGCCCTGATGGGCGACATCCACCACACCATCAGCCTGCTCAAGCGCATCCGTGCCCAGGGCGTAGCGCTGTCGATCGATGATTTCGGCACCGGCTATTCATCGCTGGCCTACCTCAAGCGCCTGCCGCTGGACGTGCTGAAGATCGACCGCTCGTTCATCCAGGACGTGCCGGGCAGCCAGAAAGACCGCGAGATCGTCCAGGCAATCATCATCATGGCCCATACCCTGCACCTGAAAGTGGTCACCGAAGGCGTCGAGACGGTCGAGCAGCACGAGTTCCTCGCCAGTCACGGCTGCGACTATCTTCAGGGCTACCTGCTCAGCCGGCCGGTGCCGCTGGCCGAGCTGCGGCCGATCCTCGAACGGCTCGACCGCCAGCCGGGCGAGCTCAGTCCTTGCTGCGATACAGCGCTACCAGGGTCGCCGGATCTTTTTCCAGATAGCCCTGGCTACCGTGCAGGCGCATCAGCTGCGCGGCGAGGCCACTGA
- a CDS encoding virulence factor family protein, whose product MIRRYWLYVLIPLLLAVLAGGAAFWLWTRPAPEARLEHLTLDDGSALTRATPGVHAKARVAIGVPQDQALTDKQLLDLSQAGEAQLVQVVLPPADCAKQQAAMDQALTRLADKPTLVAGIGPGAAQAWRWLAAQGDDKARAISVDFTVEQPGCQAALPKSAAHGHWNVAWNDNPDDASAAFVRDQANAETSIADYDIHLPQVLKAQLTQALVGHDGNALAIPVVEVPAGQTTDTVTLFLSGDGGWRDLDRDVAGEMAKLGYPVVGIDTLRYYWQHKTPEQSATDLSELMQHYRQKWGTKRFVLTGYSFGADVLPAIYNRLSADDQKRIDAVILLAFARSGSFEIEVEGWLGKEGQEAPTGPEMARLPASKVVCIYGVEETDESGCTDKTAVGERMKLPGGHHFDENYPALAKRLIGEIETRQGKANVAEK is encoded by the coding sequence ATGATCCGACGCTATTGGCTGTACGTACTGATTCCCCTGTTGCTCGCCGTGCTGGCCGGTGGCGCGGCCTTCTGGCTGTGGACCCGCCCGGCCCCCGAGGCACGTCTGGAGCACCTCACGCTCGACGACGGCAGCGCCCTGACCCGCGCCACTCCCGGCGTGCATGCCAAGGCCCGGGTGGCCATCGGCGTGCCCCAGGACCAAGCCCTGACCGACAAGCAACTGCTCGACCTGAGCCAGGCCGGCGAGGCCCAGCTGGTGCAGGTGGTCCTGCCGCCGGCCGATTGCGCCAAACAGCAGGCCGCGATGGACCAGGCCCTGACTCGACTGGCCGACAAACCGACCCTGGTTGCCGGTATCGGCCCAGGCGCCGCCCAGGCCTGGCGCTGGCTGGCCGCGCAAGGCGATGACAAGGCGCGAGCCATCTCGGTGGATTTCACCGTCGAGCAGCCCGGCTGCCAGGCCGCCCTGCCCAAGTCCGCCGCCCATGGCCACTGGAATGTGGCCTGGAACGACAACCCGGATGACGCCAGCGCCGCCTTCGTGCGCGACCAGGCCAACGCCGAGACCAGCATCGCCGACTACGACATCCACCTGCCCCAGGTACTCAAGGCGCAGTTGACCCAGGCCCTGGTCGGTCATGATGGCAACGCCCTGGCCATCCCGGTGGTGGAAGTCCCGGCCGGGCAGACCACCGACACCGTCACCCTGTTCCTTTCCGGCGACGGTGGCTGGCGCGATCTGGACCGCGATGTGGCCGGCGAGATGGCCAAGCTTGGCTACCCGGTGGTCGGCATCGATACCCTGCGCTACTACTGGCAGCACAAGACCCCGGAACAGAGCGCCACCGACCTGTCCGAACTGATGCAGCACTATCGTCAGAAATGGGGCACCAAGCGCTTCGTGCTGACCGGCTATTCGTTCGGTGCCGATGTACTGCCAGCTATCTATAACCGCCTTTCCGCGGACGACCAGAAGCGCATCGATGCGGTGATCCTGCTCGCATTTGCCCGCAGCGGCAGTTTTGAGATCGAGGTCGAGGGCTGGCTGGGCAAGGAAGGGCAAGAGGCCCCGACCGGGCCGGAAATGGCCAGGCTGCCGGCATCCAAAGTGGTGTGCATCTATGGCGTCGAAGAGACCGACGAGAGTGGCTGCACGGATAAGACCGCAGTGGGTGAACGCATGAAGCTACCCGGCGGACATCACTTCGACGAGAACTACCCGGCGTTGGCCAAACGCCTGATCGGCGAAATCGAAACCCGCCAGGGAAAGGCCAACGTCGCTGAGAAATGA
- the ccoM gene encoding cytochrome c oxidase subunit CcoM: MFFDNVVIAGVVTVGLMLAFFAGLGIFIWKDSKKRNQR, encoded by the coding sequence ATGTTCTTCGACAACGTGGTTATCGCCGGGGTGGTAACAGTCGGGTTGATGTTGGCCTTCTTCGCCGGTCTGGGCATTTTCATCTGGAAGGACTCGAAAAAGCGCAACCAGCGCTGA